In Alosa sapidissima isolate fAloSap1 chromosome 11, fAloSap1.pri, whole genome shotgun sequence, a single window of DNA contains:
- the LOC121723730 gene encoding uncharacterized protein LOC121723730 isoform X11 — translation MACHVTGRSAYPDNWRSVVGQRSPGQWHQGDCGSPQYYKVDPKDCRGFLGVQDNNDPPKSEVMAFLKGKALECLRDLSVEDRCSAYLCWQLTALLCQMNGNVTGNDIAELLLCKETAKLRQEEESTVYDLVDIDGKAKRRAKGTLSVKAVDVSKPGDWSAASQRFRQLLCAGRAKEALEYAVQKALWGHAFRLASRMGTTELQRVVARFADSMEEGDPLRTLYQIESGRIPDVATRCGENWYTHLASVLTAVCPKDLRITTAKMMGESLRSKGMMEASHFCFVAAQIQVGTLYKVPLKVEIDPDQRTPLVLEATKVPLAFKKEVTAAKAEDPTLADMEASVPISAGPAQVPIPAPMTITVPLGKVKQSYADHYHLNNETGQCIKTTLSAQEVKAVSPAPDVEAAQSQSLIEQKLLKPAADSVTGTPSLRGVNTVDPGKMEAVSPPVTAAFTKDDAPSFKQEETAATAEVPPLADMEASVPISAGPAQVPIPAPMTITVPLGKVKQSYADHYHLNRPRRRYVDVFATSELTVQVAPPNMLDLMAPMAIPDLIEHQDETGQCIKKTLSAQEVKAVSPAPDVEAAQSQPLIEQKLLEPAADSVTGTPSLRGVNTVDPGKMEAVSPPVTAASTKDDAPSFKQEVMVATAEVPPLADMEASVPISAGPAQVPIPAPMTITVPLGKVKQSYADHYHLNNETGQCIKTTLPAQEVKAVSPAPDVEAAQSQPLIEQKLLEPAADSVTGTPSLRGVNTVDPGKMEAVSPPVTAASTKDDAPSFKQERAATAEDPPLADMEASMPASAGPAQVPIPAPMTITVPLGKVKQSYADHDHLNRPRGRYVDVFATSELTVQVAPPNMLDLMAPMAIPDLIEHQDETGQCIKTTLSAQEVMAVSPAPDVEAAQSQPLIEQKLLEPAADSVTGTPSLRGVNTVDPGKMEAVSPPVTAASTKDDAPSFKEVMVATAEVPPLAYMEASVPISAGPAQVPIPAPMTITITLGKVKQSYADHYHLNNETGQCIKTTLPSQEVKAVSPALDVEAAQSQPLIEQKLLEPAADSVTGTPSLRGVNTVDPGKMEAVSPPVTAASTKDDAPSFKQEVMVATAEVPPLAYMEASVPISAGPAQVPIPAPMTITITLGKVKQSYADHYHLNNETGQCIKMTLPSQEVKAVSPAPDVEAAQSQPLIEQKLLEPAADSVTGTPSLRGVNTVDPGKMEAVSPPVTAASTKDDAPSFKQEVMVATAEVPPLAYMEASVPISAGPAQVPIPAPMTITITLGKVKQSYADHYHLNNETGQCIKTTLPAQEVKAVSPAPDVEAAQSQPLIEQKLLEPAADSVTGTPSLRGVNTVDPGKMEAVSPPVTAASTKDDAPSFKQERAATAEDPPLADMEASMPASAGPAQVPIPAPMTITVPLGKVKQSYADHDHLNRPRGRYVDVFATSELTVQVAPPNMLDVMAPMAIPDLIEHQDETGQCIKTTLSAQEVKAVSPAPDVEAAQSQPLIEQKLLEPAADSVTGTPSLRGVNTVDPGKMEAVSPPVTAASTKDDAPSFKQEVMVATAEVPPLAYMEASVPISAGPAQVPIPAPMTITITLGKVKQSYADHYHLNNETGQCIKTTLPSQEVKAVSPAPDVEAAQSQPLIEQKLLEPAADSVTGTPSLRGVNTVDPGKMEAVSPPVTAASTKDDAPSFKQEVMVATAEVPPLADMEASVPISAGPAQVPIPAPMTITVPLGKVKQSYADHYHLNNETGQCIKTTLPAQEVKAVSPAPDVEAAQSQPLIEQKLLEPAADSVTGTPSLRGVNTVDPGKMEAVSPPVTAASTKDDAPSFKQERAATAEDPPLADMEASMPASAGPAQVPIPAPMTITVPLGKVKQSYADHDHLNRPRGRYVDVFATSELTVQVAPPNMLDVMAPMAIPDLIEHQDETGQCIKTTLSAQEVMAVSPAPDVEAAQSQPLIEQKLLEPAADSVTGTPSLRGVNTVDPGKMEAVSPPVTAASTKDDAPSFKQEVMVATAEVPPLADMEASVPISAGPAQVPIPAPMTITVTLGKVKQSYADHYHLNNETGQCIKTTLPAQEVKAVSPAPDVEAAQSQPLIEQKLLEPAADSVTGTPSLRGVNTVDPGKMEPVSPPVTAASTKDDAPSFKQEETAATAEDPPLADMEAPQLQTLIDPLPVNTPKQPHVAPGSMKAVSLQVKTACTKNDELSFKRYCRGWLSWIIPRKKEAHLPDDKNKSIFWDESKQKWVDRNEPEEKTKAVPPPPMGPPLMPPRNTGSPTGSGGPSTALSTNGPPVNMFRRIGNKNRYVDIMKPSGDNTKPLESFVSPSMLTLWTPVVKTNIFNPAQVSAGDMVESVTQPCPPLAELSRPPTETETVHDPA, via the exons GTCTACGATTTGGTAGATATAGATGGCAAGGCAAAGCGTAGGGCTAAGGGGACCCTTAGTGTAAAGGCTGTAGATGTCAGCAAACCTGGCGACTGGAGCGCCGCATCACAGCGCTTCAGGCAGTTGCTCTGTGCTGGCAGGGCAAAG GAGGCACTGGAATACGCTGTCCAGAAGGCGTTGTGGGGCCATGCCTTTCGACTGGCAAGCAGGATGGGCACCACAGAACTGCAAAGAGTTGTGGCAAG ATTTGCTGATTCTATGGAGGAGGGTGATCCCCTGAGGACTCTATATCAGATAGAGTCTGGAAGAATACCAGACGTTGCCACG CGTTGTGGTGAAAACTGGTACACTCATCTGGCCTCTGTTTTGACTGCGGTGTGTCCGAAAGATCTACGGATCACAACAGCAAAAATGATGGGAGAAAGCTTGA GATCGAAGGGCATGATGGAAGCATcccatttttgttttgtggcTGCTCAGATCCAGGTGGGCACACTATATAAAGTGCCATTAAAAGTTGAAATTGACCCTGACCAAAG AACTCCTCTTGTTCTAGAAGCAACGAAGGTTCCACTAGCTTTCAAG AAGGAGGTGACGGCGGCAAAAGCCGAAGATCCTACTCTCGCTGACATGGAGGCTTCAGTGCCTATCTCTGCAGGGCCAGCACAAGTGCCCATCCCAGCACCAATGACCATTACCGTCCCATTGGGAAAAGTGAAGCAGTCATATGCTGACCACTATCATCTGaata ATGAGACTGGACAGTGCATAAAAACGACTCTGTCTGCTCAG GAGGTGAAGGCTGTCTCTCCTGCTCCTGATGTGGAGGCTGCTCAATCACAGTCTCTGATAGAGCAGAAGCTTCTGAAACCAGCTGCTGATAGTGTCACTGGCACTCCATCACTCAGAGGAGTGAACACTGTGGATCCTGGCAAGATGGAGGCAGTGAGTCCTCCAGTAACAGCTGCCTTCACTAAGGATGACGCACCATCCTTTAAG CAGGAGGAgacagcagcaacagctgaagTTCCTCCTCTCGCTGACATGGAGGCTTCAGTGCCCATCTCTGCAGGGCCAGCACAAGTGCCCATCCCAGCACCAATGACCATTACCGTCCCATTGGGAAAAGTGAAGCAGTCATATGCTGACCACTATCATCTGaata GGCCCAGGCGGAGGTATGTGGATGTATTTGCAACATCAGAGCTGACAGTGCAAGTCGCCCCACCCAACATGCTGGACCTCATGGCACCAATGGCCATTCCTGACCTCATAGAACATCAAG ATGAGACTGGACAGTGCATAAAAAAGACTCTGTCTGCTCAG GAGGTGAAGGCTGTCTCTCCTGCTCCTGATGTGGAGGCTGCCCAGTCACAGCCTCTGATTGAGCAGAAGCTTCTGGAACCAGCTGCTGATAGTGTCACTGGCACTCCATCACTCAGAGGAGTGAACACTGTGGATCCTGGCAAGATGGAGGCAGTGAGTCCTCCAGTAACAGCTGCCTCCACTAAGGATGATGCACCATCCTTTAAG CAGGAGGTGATGGTGGCAACTGCTGAAGTTCCTCCTCTCGCTGACATGGAGGCTTCAGTGCCCATCTCTGCAGGGCCAGCACAAGTGCCCATCCCAGCACCAATGACCATTACCGTCCCATTGGGAAAAGTGAAGCAGTCATATGCTGACCACTATCATCTGaata ATGAGACTGGACAGTGCATAAAAACGACTCTGCCTGCTCAG GAGGTGAAGGCTGTCTCTCCTGCTCCTGATGTGGAAGCTGCCCAGTCACAGCCTCTGATAGAGCAGAAGCTTCTGGAACCAGCTGCTGATAGTGTCACTGGCACTCCATCACTCAGAGGAGTGAACACTGTGGATCCTGGCAAGATGGAGGCAGTGAGTCCTCCAGTAACAGCTGCTTCCACCAAGGATGACGCACCATCCTTTAAG caggagagagcagcAACAGCCGAAGATCCTCCTCTCGCTGACATGGAGGCTTCAATGCCCGCCTCTGCAGGGCCAGCACAAGTGCCCATCCCAGCACCAATGACCATTACCGTCCCATTGGGAAAAGTGAAGCAGTCATATGCTGACCACGATCATCTGaata GGCCCAGGGGGAGGTATGTGGATGTATTTGCAACATCAGAGCTGACAGTGCAAGTCGCTCCACCCAACATGCTGGACCTCATGGCACCAATGGCCATTCCTGACCTCATAGAACATCAAG ATGAGACTGGACAGTGCATAAAAACGACTCTGTCTGCTCAG GAGGTGATGGCTGTCTCTCCTGCTCCTGATGTGGAGGCTGCTCAATCACAGCCTCTGATAGAGCAGAAGCTTCTGGAACCAGCTGCTGATAGTGTCACTGGCACTCCATCACTCAGAGGAGTGAACACTGTGGATCCTGGCAAGATGGAGGCAGTGAGTCCTCCAGTAACAGCTGCCTCCACTAAGGATGATGCACCATCCTTTAAG GAGGTGATGGTGGCAACTGCTGAAGTTCCTCCTCTCGCTTACATGGAGGCTTCAGTGCCCATCTCTGCAGGGCCAGCACAAGTGCCCATCCCAGCACCAATGACCATTACCATCACATTGGGAAAAGTGAAGCAGTCATATGCTGACCACTATCATCTGaata ATGAGACTGGACAGTGCATAAAAACGACTCTGCCTTCTCAG GAGGTGAAGGCTGTCTCTCCTGCTCTTGATGTGGAGGCTGCCCAGTCACAGCCTCTGATAGAGCAGAAGCTTCTGGAACCAGCTGCTGATAGTGTCACTGGCACTCCATCACTCAGAGGAGTGAACACTGTGGATCCTGGCAAGATGGAGGCAGTGAGTCCTCCAGTAACAGCTGCCTCCACTAAGGATGATGCACCATCCTTTAAG CAGGAGGTGATGGTGGCAACTGCTGAAGTTCCTCCTCTCGCTTACATGGAGGCTTCAGTGCCCATCTCTGCAGGGCCAGCACAAGTGCCCATCCCAGCACCAATGACCATTACCATCACATTGGGAAAAGTGAAGCAGTCATATGCTGACCACTATCATCTGaata ATGAGACTGGACAGTGCATAAAAATGACTCTGCCTTCTCAG GAGGTGAAGGCTGTCTCTCCTGCTCCTGATGTGGAGGCTGCCCAGTCACAGCCTCTGATAGAGCAGAAGCTTCTGGAACCAGCTGCTGATAGTGTCACTGGCACTCCATCACTCAGAGGAGTGAACACTGTGGATCCTGGCAAGATGGAGGCAGTGAGTCCTCCAGTAACAGCTGCCTCCACTAAGGATGATGCACCATCCTTTAAG CAGGAGGTGATGGTGGCAACTGCTGAAGTTCCTCCTCTCGCTTACATGGAGGCTTCAGTGCCCATCTCTGCAGGGCCAGCACAAGTGCCCATCCCAGCACCAATGACCATTACCATCACATTGGGAAAAGTGAAGCAGTCATATGCTGACCACTATCATCTGaata ATGAGACTGGACAGTGCATAAAAACGACTCTGCCTGCTCAG GAGGTGAAGGCTGTCTCTCCTGCTCCTGATGTGGAAGCTGCCCAGTCACAGCCTCTGATAGAGCAGAAGCTTCTGGAACCAGCTGCTGATAGTGTCACTGGCACTCCATCACTCAGAGGAGTGAACACTGTGGATCCTGGCAAGATGGAGGCAGTGAGTCCTCCAGTAACAGCTGCTTCCACCAAGGATGACGCACCATCCTTTAAG caggagagagcagcAACAGCCGAAGATCCTCCTCTCGCTGACATGGAGGCTTCAATGCCCGCCTCTGCAGGGCCAGCACAAGTGCCCATCCCAGCACCAATGACCATTACCGTCCCATTGGGAAAAGTGAAGCAGTCATATGCTGACCACGATCATCTGaata GGCCCAGGGGGAGGTATGTGGATGTATTTGCAACATCAGAGCTGACAGTGCAAGTCGCCCCACCCAACATGCTGGACGTCATGGCACCAATGGCCATTCCTGACCTCATAGAACATCAAG ATGAGACTGGACAGTGCATAAAAACGACTCTGTCTGCTCAG GAGGTGAAGGCTGTCTCTCCTGCTCCTGATGTGGAGGCTGCTCAATCACAGCCTCTGATAGAGCAGAAGCTTCTGGAACCAGCTGCTGATAGTGTCACTGGCACTCCATCACTCAGAGGAGTGAACACTGTGGATCCTGGCAAGATGGAGGCAGTGAGTCCTCCAGTAACAGCTGCCTCCACTAAGGATGATGCACCATCCTTTAAG CAGGAGGTGATGGTGGCAACTGCTGAAGTTCCTCCTCTCGCTTACATGGAGGCTTCAGTGCCCATCTCTGCAGGGCCAGCACAAGTGCCCATCCCAGCACCAATGACCATTACCATCACATTGGGAAAAGTGAAGCAGTCATATGCTGACCACTATCATCTGaata ATGAGACTGGACAGTGCATAAAAACGACTCTGCCTTCTCAG GAGGTGAAGGCTGTCTCTCCTGCTCCTGATGTGGAGGCTGCCCAGTCACAGCCTCTGATAGAGCAGAAGCTTCTGGAACCAGCTGCTGATAGTGTCACTGGCACTCCATCACTCAGAGGAGTGAACACTGTGGATCCTGGCAAGATGGAGGCAGTGAGTCCTCCAGTAACAGCTGCCTCCACTAAGGATGATGCACCATCCTTTAAG CAGGAGGTGATGGTGGCAACTGCTGAAGTTCCTCCTCTCGCTGACATGGAGGCTTCAGTGCCCATCTCTGCAGGGCCAGCACAAGTGCCCATCCCAGCACCAATGACCATTACCGTCCCATTGGGAAAAGTGAAGCAGTCATATGCTGACCACTATCATCTGaata ATGAGACTGGACAGTGCATAAAAACGACTCTGCCTGCTCAG GAGGTGAAGGCTGTCTCTCCTGCTCCTGATGTGGAAGCTGCCCAGTCACAGCCTCTGATAGAGCAGAAGCTTCTGGAACCAGCTGCTGATAGTGTCACTGGCACTCCATCACTCAGAGGAGTGAACACTGTGGATCCTGGCAAGATGGAGGCAGTGAGTCCTCCAGTAACAGCTGCTTCCACCAAGGATGACGCACCATCCTTTAAG caggagagagcagcAACAGCCGAAGATCCTCCTCTCGCTGACATGGAGGCTTCAATGCCCGCCTCTGCAGGGCCAGCACAAGTGCCCATCCCAGCACCAATGACCATTACCGTCCCATTGGGAAAAGTGAAGCAGTCATATGCTGACCACGATCATCTGaata GGCCCAGGGGGAGGTATGTGGATGTATTTGCAACATCAGAGCTGACAGTGCAAGTCGCCCCACCCAACATGCTGGACGTCATGGCACCAATGGCCATTCCTGACCTCATAGAACATCAAG ATGAGACTGGACAGTGCATAAAAACGACTCTGTCTGCTCAG GAGGTGATGGCTGTCTCTCCTGCTCCTGATGTGGAGGCTGCTCAATCACAGCCTCTGATAGAGCAGAAGCTTCTGGAACCAGCTGCTGATAGTGTCACTGGCACTCCATCACTCAGAGGAGTGAACACTGTGGATCCTGGCAAGATGGAGGCAGTGAGTCCTCCAGTAACAGCTGCCTCCACTAAGGATGATGCACCATCCTTTAAG CAGGAGGTGATGGTGGCAACTGCTGAAGTTCCTCCTCTCGCTGACATGGAGGCTTCAGTGCCCATCTCTGCAGGGCCAGCACAAGTGCCCATCCCAGCACCAATGACCATTACCGTCACATTGGGAAAAGTGAAGCAGTCATATGCTGACCACTATCATCTGaata ATGAGACTGGACAGTGCATAAAAACGACTCTGCCTGCTCAG GAGGTGAAGGCTGTCTCTCCTGCTCCTGATGTGGAGGCTGCCCAGTCACAGCCTCTGATAGAGCAGAAGCTTCTGGAACCAGCTGCTGATAGTGTCACTGGCACTCCATCACTCAGAGGAGTGAACACTGTGGATCCTGGCAAGATGGAGCCAGTGAGTCCTCCAGTAACAGCTGCTTCCACCAAGGATGACGCACCATCCTTTAAG CAGGAGGAGACAGCAGCAACTGCCGAAGATCCTCCTCTCGCTGACATGGAGGCTCCACAGTTACAGACTCTCATTGATCCGTTGCCGGTGAATACTCCGAAGCAGCCTCATGTTGCTCCTGGCAGCATGAAGGCAGTGAGTCTTCAAGTGAAGACTGCTTGCACCAAGAATGACGAACTATCCTTTAAG AGATATTGTAGGGGTTGGCTCTCGTGGATAATTCCTCGAAAGAAAGAAGCTCATCTCCCTGATGACAAAAACAAATCT ATTTTTTGGGATGAGTCTAAACAAAAATGGGTGGATCGGAATGAACCAGAGGAAAAG ACCAAAGCcgtcccaccaccacccatgggCCCTCCACTGATGCCCCCCAGGAACACAGGCAGTCCAACAGGAAGTGGTGGTCCATCTACTGCACTCTCCACCAATGGACCACCAGTCAACATGTTCCGAAGAATTG GAAATAAGAACCGATATGTTGACATCATGAAACCAAGTGGAGACAACACTAAGCCTTTGGAGTCTTTCGTTTCACCAAGCATGCTGACCCTGTGGACTCCTGTGGTCAAGACAAATATATTCAACCCAGCTCAAG TGAGTGCAGGGGATATGGTTGAAAGCGTTACACAGCCTTGTCCACCTTTGGCTGAGCTCTCAAGACCCCCTACTGAGACTGAG ACTGTGCATGACCCTGCTTAG